The Rhizobium etli 8C-3 genome has a segment encoding these proteins:
- a CDS encoding DUF488 domain-containing protein, which produces MATKISGEDVKLKRAYESPTDSDGKRVLVDRLWPRGVRKTDAAIDYWAKELAPSTELRKWFAHDPSRWEEFRRRYTAEIEAHREEFDRLRDLALKGPITLVYAARDETHNDAVVLRELLLAHR; this is translated from the coding sequence ATGGCCACCAAAATCTCTGGGGAGGACGTCAAACTGAAGCGTGCTTATGAGAGTCCGACGGACAGTGACGGCAAGCGTGTCTTGGTTGACCGGCTGTGGCCGCGCGGAGTCAGGAAGACCGATGCGGCAATTGATTATTGGGCTAAGGAGCTGGCGCCAAGCACCGAGCTGCGGAAATGGTTCGCTCACGATCCCTCCCGTTGGGAGGAGTTCCGCCGGCGATATACCGCTGAGATCGAGGCGCATCGCGAGGAATTTGATCGATTGCGCGACCTGGCGCTTAAAGGTCCGATCACGCTCGTCTATGCGGCGCGTGACGAGACGCACAACGATGCCGTCGTTCTCAGGGAGCTCTTGCTGGCACATCGATAA
- the fsa gene encoding fructose-6-phosphate aldolase, translated as MKFFVDTADIAEIRELATAGVVDGVTTNPSLIAKTGRPIREVVKEICEAIEGPVSAEVTATEFDGMIAEGEQLASIAANVAVKVPSTWDGFRACRALSERGLEVNVTLCFSANQALFAAKAGAAYISPFVGRLDDIGLDGMEVVREIRAIYDNDKSFNTQILASSIRTPRAVTKAAMAGADIATVPPAVLRNLAKHPLTEKGLVSFLADWGRTGQAIL; from the coding sequence ATGAAGTTCTTTGTCGACACAGCCGATATTGCCGAAATCCGCGAGCTCGCCACCGCAGGCGTTGTCGACGGGGTAACCACCAACCCGTCCTTGATCGCAAAGACCGGCCGACCGATCCGGGAGGTTGTCAAGGAGATCTGCGAAGCGATCGAGGGCCCGGTCTCAGCGGAGGTCACCGCGACTGAATTCGATGGCATGATCGCCGAGGGGGAGCAGTTGGCCAGCATAGCTGCGAATGTGGCCGTCAAGGTCCCCTCCACCTGGGATGGGTTCAGGGCTTGCCGGGCACTCAGCGAACGCGGGCTGGAGGTCAATGTTACCCTCTGCTTTTCAGCCAACCAGGCATTGTTCGCGGCGAAAGCCGGTGCCGCCTATATCTCCCCTTTCGTCGGCAGGCTGGACGACATCGGCCTCGATGGCATGGAAGTCGTCCGGGAAATTCGGGCGATCTACGACAACGACAAATCCTTCAATACGCAAATTCTGGCGTCCTCAATTCGCACGCCGCGGGCTGTCACGAAGGCTGCAATGGCGGGCGCCGATATCGCGACGGTGCCACCAGCAGTGCTTAGGAACCTGGCCAAACACCCGCTCACCGAGAAAGGACTGGTATCCTTCCTTGCCGACTGGGGCAGGACGGGGCAAGCTATTCTTTAG
- a CDS encoding FAD-dependent oxidoreductase — protein sequence MAAEHRSMNGPDLARGIRLADLPDGSKLVGHCGDAQVLLVRRGEEVFAVDAHCTHYNGPLADGLVAGDTVRCPWHHACFSLKTGEALRAPAFRPLACWWVEQRDGHLFVVGKRKRTEAATREFPVEAMPKKIVIIGGGAAGFAAAEKLRREQYAGSIVMLSDDEAAPVDRPNLSKDYLAGKAPESWIPLRGESYYSRNQIDLRLGTQAMSIEPRTREVILADGGSVSYEKLLLATGAEPVRLTIPGADQPHVLKLRSLADCRAIIERSATAHRVVVLGASFIGLEVAAALRARGIEVHVVAPDKHPMGRVLGPQMGDFIRTLHEKNGVVFHLEETASSINGNEVKLRGGGTLVADFLIVGIGVRPRTELAETAGLATDRGVVVNSFLETSEHGIFAAGDIARWPGPHSGENIRVEHWVVAERQGQIAALNMIGRSEKFNAVPFFWSQHYDVRINYVGHAEEWDEIMVEGDISGTDCLLRFKRDGRVLAAASISRDIENLMIEVAMEDEMVVC from the coding sequence ATGGCTGCTGAGCACAGAAGCATGAATGGGCCTGATCTGGCGCGGGGCATCAGACTTGCCGATCTTCCTGACGGCAGCAAGCTGGTCGGCCATTGCGGCGATGCGCAGGTGCTGCTTGTGCGCCGCGGGGAGGAGGTTTTCGCCGTCGACGCGCATTGTACGCACTACAACGGTCCGCTCGCAGACGGACTGGTGGCCGGCGACACCGTCCGCTGCCCGTGGCATCACGCATGTTTCAGCTTGAAGACCGGGGAGGCTCTGCGCGCACCCGCGTTCAGGCCGCTGGCATGCTGGTGGGTGGAACAGCGCGACGGCCATCTCTTCGTGGTTGGCAAGCGCAAGCGTACGGAAGCGGCAACGCGCGAGTTTCCCGTAGAGGCAATGCCGAAGAAGATCGTCATCATTGGTGGCGGGGCGGCAGGCTTTGCCGCCGCTGAGAAGCTGCGGCGAGAGCAATATGCCGGCAGCATCGTCATGCTCAGCGACGACGAGGCGGCGCCTGTCGACCGGCCGAACCTTTCAAAGGACTACCTTGCCGGCAAGGCGCCGGAGAGCTGGATCCCGCTACGGGGGGAGAGCTACTATTCAAGAAACCAAATCGATCTCCGTCTTGGGACGCAAGCTATGAGCATCGAACCGCGCACCCGCGAGGTCATCCTCGCGGACGGAGGCTCCGTCTCTTATGAAAAATTGCTGCTTGCGACCGGTGCAGAGCCCGTTCGCTTGACCATTCCAGGCGCCGACCAGCCCCATGTGCTCAAGTTACGCTCTCTCGCCGACTGCCGGGCCATAATCGAGCGGAGCGCGACGGCTCATCGGGTGGTCGTGCTTGGAGCGAGCTTTATCGGCCTCGAAGTCGCCGCGGCCCTGCGCGCTCGCGGCATCGAAGTCCATGTCGTTGCTCCCGACAAGCACCCGATGGGGCGGGTCCTGGGTCCGCAAATGGGCGACTTCATCCGAACCCTGCACGAGAAGAACGGGGTCGTTTTTCACCTCGAGGAGACTGCTAGCAGCATCAATGGAAACGAAGTGAAACTTCGCGGCGGCGGCACGCTGGTCGCTGACTTCCTGATCGTGGGCATCGGTGTGCGGCCACGGACGGAACTCGCTGAAACGGCAGGGTTGGCAACTGACCGCGGCGTCGTCGTGAATAGTTTTCTGGAAACCAGCGAACATGGGATCTTCGCGGCGGGTGACATCGCGCGCTGGCCCGGCCCCCATAGCGGAGAGAACATTCGCGTCGAACATTGGGTGGTGGCCGAACGGCAAGGGCAAATCGCGGCGCTCAATATGATCGGCCGGAGCGAGAAGTTTAATGCCGTACCGTTCTTCTGGAGCCAGCACTACGACGTCAGAATCAATTATGTCGGCCACGCGGAGGAGTGGGACGAGATCATGGTCGAAGGCGACATTTCCGGCACGGACTGTCTGCTGCGCTTCAAGCGCGACGGACGCGTACTGGCTGCCGCTTCGATATCCCGTGACATTGAAAATCTGATGATCGAGGTGGCAATGGAGGATGAAATGGTCGTCTGCTGA
- a CDS encoding LysR family transcriptional regulator, with the protein MDIELARTFLEIVSTGSFIRASERLNVAQTTVSARIRHLEQLLGRPLFIRNKGGASLTPAGEQFLRHAPTFVQLWQRTRQQVKVPAGRRAVLTVGSEVTLAQPLLLSWVIWIRQFLPDIALRVHVDVPQDLINQVASGMVDVAIMYAPQHRPGLRIDLLMEEKLVLVTTDPEAKRLEETSYIYMDWGPDFGRQHDMNFPDIAPDLSFDLGPLALGYVLESGGSGYFRMSAVEPHLAAGEIYLVPDMPQYSYPVYSVRSANADESVVGPALAGLRAISEGNIEA; encoded by the coding sequence ATGGACATTGAACTCGCCCGTACTTTCTTGGAAATAGTTTCAACGGGAAGTTTTATTCGAGCCTCCGAGCGCTTGAATGTTGCTCAGACGACCGTTAGCGCGCGGATTCGTCACCTCGAACAACTGCTTGGCCGGCCACTGTTCATTCGGAACAAGGGCGGCGCGTCACTGACGCCGGCAGGCGAGCAGTTCCTGCGCCACGCGCCAACGTTCGTCCAGTTATGGCAGCGCACTCGTCAACAGGTCAAAGTACCGGCAGGGCGCCGAGCTGTGCTGACGGTCGGCAGCGAAGTCACTCTTGCGCAACCACTGCTGCTCAGCTGGGTGATATGGATTCGCCAGTTTCTTCCCGACATCGCGCTGCGCGTACATGTCGACGTGCCCCAGGATCTGATCAATCAGGTCGCCTCGGGAATGGTCGATGTGGCGATCATGTATGCTCCCCAGCATCGACCCGGCCTTAGAATCGACCTGCTGATGGAAGAAAAGCTCGTGCTCGTGACAACCGATCCGGAAGCGAAGCGCCTTGAGGAGACGAGTTACATCTACATGGATTGGGGGCCCGATTTCGGGCGGCAACATGACATGAATTTCCCAGATATCGCACCGGACCTCTCTTTCGATCTCGGTCCCCTGGCTCTCGGCTACGTTCTCGAAAGCGGCGGCTCGGGCTATTTCAGGATGAGCGCAGTGGAGCCGCATCTAGCTGCGGGTGAGATCTACCTCGTACCCGATATGCCGCAATATTCCTATCCGGTTTACTCGGTGAGGTCGGCAAATGCCGATGAGAGTGTCGTGGGACCTGCCCTTGCGGGTTTGCGCGCGATCTCCGAAGGCAACATTGAGGCCTAA